One genomic window of Myxococcus stipitatus includes the following:
- a CDS encoding two-component system sensor histidine kinase NtrB codes for MRSSVLPVLLLCTALAGVIGGAFHFIRRDRQALVDQFARERNAQLQEATRGVSESLEDVGEDLSFTGELLSQPGTVEEHRRELRALLEAVGQYKAIIVFGRDGKERLRLLDKRTGAALARNYPTEAIRATASEALRDPSGHIHASPPVEGDATGWLRAFGTALPEDAPEGGGAVVVLVDSAPLFAPLRLLTTESDTQLLLLGAHGVPTALSAPTLADWYARLGEDAQHVPGLAELARRMRAGEEGTLVIDRAEAVRLGLGDAEVVASFTPVRFKNGAAWPVATLSSTRVLRSHEQSLVLRLSLAALLVSGFLIAFGVYVVLARTRAVALQESLRHASRLAHLHDKTQKILDHIPTGVLALSTSGRITAANRALASRMPPDVVGASLAAAFPQAHAPVIQRLEELVGAAVSDGRVRSLHGEPLRLFEEEGQYNVHAVPLEPHQPDVRTLLVLEDLSSLRALEGQLLRAEKLATVGVLAAGIAHEIGTPLGVIRGRAEYVQDKLGMEHPQAPGLGTIVEQIDRVSRTIRQLLDFSRLQPAESRAVALAPVVKAVQELLRVEAERRRVSLELELPPQLPALAADADQLQQVLVNLVLNACDACEPGGRVRLSATSVEADAPGAWGQVCITIEDDGCGIAPRHLNQVFDPFFTTKKRGLGTGLGLSMVAQIVRNHGGRIELDSAPSQGTRATLRWPAAAPAREEQHVG; via the coding sequence CAACGCGCAGCTCCAGGAGGCCACCCGGGGTGTGTCCGAATCCCTGGAGGACGTGGGCGAGGACCTGAGCTTCACCGGGGAGCTCCTGTCCCAACCGGGGACCGTGGAGGAGCACCGCCGCGAGCTGCGCGCGCTGCTGGAGGCGGTGGGCCAGTACAAGGCCATCATCGTCTTCGGGCGGGATGGGAAGGAGCGGCTGCGGCTGCTGGACAAGCGCACCGGGGCGGCGCTCGCGCGCAACTACCCCACGGAGGCCATCCGCGCCACCGCGAGCGAGGCGCTGCGCGACCCCTCCGGCCACATCCACGCGTCGCCGCCGGTGGAGGGCGACGCCACCGGCTGGCTGCGCGCCTTCGGCACGGCGCTGCCCGAGGACGCGCCCGAGGGAGGGGGCGCCGTCGTCGTGCTGGTGGACTCCGCGCCCCTCTTCGCGCCCCTGAGGCTGTTGACCACCGAGAGCGACACGCAGCTGCTCCTGCTGGGCGCGCACGGGGTGCCCACCGCGCTGAGCGCGCCGACGCTGGCCGACTGGTACGCGCGGCTGGGCGAGGACGCGCAGCACGTGCCCGGGCTCGCCGAGCTGGCCCGGCGCATGCGCGCGGGCGAGGAAGGCACGCTCGTCATCGACCGGGCGGAGGCCGTGCGCCTGGGCCTGGGCGACGCGGAGGTGGTGGCCAGCTTCACGCCGGTGCGCTTCAAGAATGGCGCGGCCTGGCCGGTGGCCACGCTGTCCTCGACGCGGGTGCTGCGCTCGCACGAGCAGAGCCTCGTGCTGCGGCTGTCCTTGGCCGCGCTGCTCGTCTCCGGGTTCCTCATCGCCTTCGGGGTGTACGTGGTGCTGGCGCGCACGCGCGCCGTGGCGCTCCAGGAGAGCCTGCGCCACGCCAGCCGGCTGGCCCACCTGCACGACAAGACGCAGAAGATCCTCGACCACATCCCCACCGGGGTGTTGGCCCTGTCCACCTCCGGCCGCATCACCGCCGCCAACCGCGCGCTCGCCTCGCGCATGCCGCCGGACGTGGTGGGCGCGTCGCTCGCCGCCGCCTTCCCCCAGGCCCACGCCCCCGTCATCCAGCGCCTGGAGGAGCTGGTGGGCGCCGCCGTGAGCGATGGCCGCGTGCGCAGCCTGCACGGCGAGCCGCTCCGGCTCTTCGAGGAGGAGGGCCAGTACAACGTCCACGCGGTGCCGCTGGAGCCGCACCAGCCGGACGTCCGCACGCTCCTGGTGCTGGAGGACCTGAGCAGCCTGCGCGCGCTGGAGGGACAGCTGCTGCGCGCGGAGAAGCTGGCCACGGTGGGCGTGCTGGCGGCGGGCATCGCGCACGAAATCGGGACGCCGCTGGGCGTCATCCGGGGGCGCGCCGAGTACGTCCAGGACAAGCTGGGGATGGAGCACCCCCAGGCCCCGGGCCTGGGGACCATCGTCGAGCAGATCGACCGCGTCAGCCGCACCATCCGCCAGCTGCTCGACTTCTCGCGCCTTCAGCCGGCCGAGTCCCGGGCGGTGGCGCTGGCGCCCGTCGTGAAGGCGGTGCAGGAGCTGCTGCGCGTGGAGGCGGAGCGGCGGCGGGTGTCGCTGGAGCTGGAGCTGCCGCCCCAGCTCCCCGCCCTGGCGGCGGACGCGGACCAGCTCCAGCAGGTGCTGGTCAACCTGGTGCTCAACGCGTGTGACGCGTGCGAGCCCGGCGGGCGGGTGCGGTTGAGCGCCACGAGCGTGGAGGCGGACGCGCCGGGCGCGTGGGGGCAGGTGTGCATCACCATCGAGGACGATGGCTGCGGCATCGCGCCTCGACATTTGAATCAGGTCTTCGATCCATTCTTCACCACCAAGAAGCGCGGGCTGGGTACCGGTCTGGGCCTGTCCATGGTGGCGCAGATCGTGCGGAACCACGGCGGGCGCATCGAGCTGGACAGCGCGCCCTCCCAGGGGACCCGCGCCACGCTGCGCTGGCCTGCGGCGGCGCCCGCGCGAGAGGAGCAACATGTCGGTTAG